A section of the Enterococcus montenegrensis genome encodes:
- a CDS encoding sortase domain-containing protein, translating to MKKRELLLASLTLLCLIVVSISFFKVYASAKRRLDQVLVENVTFDASAKEVVTKEALLAAAHVNKIPRVTKVDVPNLEFIQNMQPGTYEVPIKVYIQFDEVITRQITVRIVDQTKPIIKQKKALVIPHNTKIDWADYFSIYDTVDGIISLNKSKISAVDTNKVGKQTVVISAKDQAGNTAKKEVVVEIVSSTSSHAEKLEQPLSLQNSLKKTTAPNTAKTPQKESSAESLASPTTKDDLKSSDKFTSVIQFNGQTISYSHATGANSAPDEGAATWLGKGLVDDSAPTHFIGHNPGDFATVMELYVGAPITVYDDNGKQKTYHVYEVVDVTDEGYNANDLKDDVLPRMLDEKGERISLQTCINDHINRCVLAR from the coding sequence TTGTTAGTATTAGCTTTTTTAAAGTTTATGCAAGTGCCAAGCGACGCTTGGATCAAGTATTAGTCGAAAATGTAACATTTGACGCTAGCGCCAAAGAAGTCGTGACGAAAGAGGCCTTACTTGCAGCAGCCCATGTCAATAAAATTCCCCGCGTGACAAAAGTAGATGTCCCTAATTTAGAATTCATCCAGAATATGCAACCAGGAACTTATGAGGTCCCAATTAAGGTTTATATTCAATTTGATGAAGTCATTACCCGGCAGATTACGGTTCGAATCGTTGATCAAACAAAACCTATTATCAAACAAAAAAAAGCCTTAGTCATTCCCCACAATACCAAAATTGATTGGGCGGACTATTTCTCAATTTATGACACGGTTGATGGAATTATTTCCTTAAATAAAAGTAAAATTAGCGCAGTTGATACAAATAAAGTTGGTAAGCAGACTGTGGTGATAAGCGCAAAAGATCAGGCAGGAAATACTGCTAAAAAAGAAGTAGTAGTAGAAATTGTTTCCAGCACGAGTAGTCACGCGGAAAAATTAGAACAGCCACTGTCTCTTCAAAATAGTTTGAAAAAGACAACAGCACCCAATACGGCAAAAACGCCGCAAAAAGAAAGTTCTGCTGAGAGTCTAGCTTCACCTACAACAAAGGATGATTTGAAGTCATCTGACAAGTTTACTTCAGTTATCCAGTTTAACGGTCAGACAATTTCTTATTCGCATGCGACAGGTGCTAATTCTGCTCCTGATGAAGGAGCCGCTACTTGGCTTGGAAAAGGGCTTGTGGACGATAGTGCACCAACACATTTTATTGGACATAATCCCGGTGATTTTGCGACGGTAATGGAGCTTTATGTAGGAGCGCCGATCACTGTTTATGATGATAATGGTAAGCAAAAAACATATCATGTGTACGAGGTCGTTGATGTGACGGATGAAGGATATAATGCCAATGACTTAAAAGACGACGTTTTACCACGCATGTTAGATGAAAAAGGTGAACGGATTAGTTTACAAA